In one window of Bombus vancouverensis nearcticus chromosome 10, iyBomVanc1_principal, whole genome shotgun sequence DNA:
- the fid gene encoding class I SAM-dependent methyltransferase fire dancer isoform X2: protein MSESDGEQVARSVALEQAYVHEVYEQCAEKTVQSRHWPRIYQFLEELEPGALVCDIGCGNGKYLNVNHSIFKVGVDRCKRFTDIAREKENEVLICDNLALPFRDESFDAVLSIAVVHHFATTERRVHALKELARVLRIGGRLVISVWAMEQKHRRFESQDVLVPWPKAYCMNSVTNRSKRSSAPHATELYYNQNAQKFPSSKRNSQRKCKSKSYWIDPIFSPSPSTSSLSSPNETCYSFFRRALQKLAGSRRGSGNRPWFLDSWQSGSGKNRKDYEQEEPPDVDELPIELRRVEDVNVTLNKQSSIPGLCSVLTSELNLDGESRTSSSMSGSKPRLVKQKTHLVDDTGLEHPDNTAIQEISKDIPDFQITPGHNSKRGSILKQSSMNEELMSIDRLEEKERVRRNIMKQASLNEDIICKGKTFESLRDSLYSVNATKRFQLLKSGLTNKIKQSTTNIEVSGISIKNGFVKILQGWKSTENETNTTNTSTDEASKMMYNDSKVQSVTVPKRETEVIERRLSREDGSDSSKDSSLQSDTSVDSEDSFASVIYVPKQDAQPTIEAIIPASSGHQLGSISAPPSPRVKHPPDTSNSRLKVITISPLLKQFSATSKSLPPPSPPGLSPCTLNPVFSRPFFGSTTVANQQQVSGDNTVNTKRTEVLNNGCHQTINGDLQGNKRNIESEICGRTNFCEEKKPSLQSIRAYRSMTESVEIEEPKTDKDTAPLLPTVDDSPDVSLHEKSTFEVNKEEENRKARLNQIKELLKQKPGFATRTKPSFPLVRRASTTASGRLEAVTKVLPRLLSLELFNPETDDLDSDSSGVSSPDSVGSVISVISDEKYMAKKDNTKSECTESEVLDSSAENVSDPSDATADESSGYVADSKEDETKTTGDSSSSQSSRLLEAAANVANSLEDTVETVITKTHTKSYSTQIAQQESVESSASSETRVRTKSDIQLPKVEDTWNEECRKHLIDFTEKLSENLMHELDENDQKILDKPFLSRKDLDKRNFEHLPPYDIPSSISTKSKYNDLSNTIAWLSNTNNGFHEEMHRSTSDDIMDFVMVSNTGEFMNEKDTSSLDKQSSEKPYLRSANSIESSDIGESIDNTISFSDGSHAESTGRLCSSMMSLLSNTNEYPKSYAEKRRLQLQRRSASEETPPRYPDNSKRSTDCLVTTTGSNDSLTGSSSQESLPSDRGGGAITYHQYYHVFREGELDQLINKYVENLHIISSYYDHASWCIVAEKVQVWTI, encoded by the exons AAACGGTCCAGAGTCGACACTGGCCACGAATCTATCAATTTCTCGAAGAATTGGAGCCGGGAGCCCTTGTTTGCGATATTG GTTGTGGCAACGGGAAGTACCTGAACGTTAATCACAGCATCTTTAAGGTAGGAGTGGACCGGTGCAAGCGTTTCACGGATATCGCGCGTGAGAAGGAAAATGAG GTATTGATCTGCGATAATCTAGCTTTGCCGTTTCGAGATGAGAGTTTCGACGCGGTCCTCTCGATCGCCGTGGTGCATCACTTTGCCACAACAGAGAGGCGGGTTCACGCGTTGAAAGAACTCGCAAGAGTATTGCGGATCGGCGGTCGACTGGTTATATCGGTATGGGCTATGGAACAAAAACACAGGAGG TTCGAGTCTCAAGACGTGTTGGTACCATGGCCGAAAGCTTACTGCATGAACTCGGTGACAAATAGGTCGAAACGTTCGAGCGCGCCACACGCCACTGAATTATATTACAATCAGAACGCTCAAAAATTCCCATCTTCCAAAAG GAACAGCCAACGAAAATGCAAAAGCAAGAGCTATTGGATCGACCCGATATTCAGCCCATCACCGTCAACCAGCAGCCTATCCAGCCCGAACGAGACGTGCTACAGTTTTTTCCGTCGCGCTTTGCAG aaattagcAGGAAGTAGACGTGGATCTGGCAATCGACCTTGGTTTCTTGACAGTTGGCAGAGTGGCAGTGGGAAGAATCGCAAAGACTACGAGCAAGAAGAACCACCGGACGTGGACGAACTGCCCATCGAGTTACGCCGCGTAGAGGATGTTAACGTGACATTGAACAAACA ATCCAGTATTCCTGGTTTGTGCTCCGTGTTGACGTCCGAATTGAATTTGGACGGGGAATCGAGGACGTCATCGTCGATGAGTGGCTCGAAGCCACGGCTAGTCAAGCAGAAGACTCACCTCGTGGACGACACCGGTTTGGAACATCCTGATAACACTGCCATTCAAGAAATATCTAAGGACATTCCAGACTTTCAG ATAACACCTGGTCATAATTCGAAGCGGGGAAGCATCCTGAAACAGAGCTCGATGAACGAGGAACTAATGTCTATCGATAGgctagaagagaaagaaagggtaCGAAGGAACATAATGAAACAGGCGTCCCTGAACGAGGACATTATCTGCAAAGGGAAAACCTTCGAATCCCTTAGAGACTCTCTCTATTCCGTAAACGCGACAAAGAGATTTCAACTATTGAAAAGTGGCCTTACGAACAAGATTAAACAATCCACGACTAACATCGAGGTATCCGGTATATCGATCAAGAACGGATTCGTGAAGATCTTACAAGGATGGAAATCCACGGAAAATGAAACGAATACAACTAATACGTCGACCGACGAAGCGTCTAAGATGATGTACAATGACTCGAAGGTTCAGTCTGTAACTGTGCCGAAAAGAGAGACAGAAGTGATCGAAAGGCGTTTGTCTCGCGAGGACGGTTCAGATTCGTCGAAAGACAGTAGTTTGCAAAGCGACACAAGCGTTGATTCCGAGGACAGTTTCGCATCCGTGATTTACGTGCCAAAGCAGGACGCACAGCCAACGATAGAGGCTATTATTCCAGCCTCCAGTGGTCATCAGCTGGGAAGCATCTCAGCGCCCCCTTCACCACGCGTCAAACATCCTCCTGATACATCTAACTCAAGATTGAAGGTCATTACCATATCCCCATTGCTCAAACAGTTCTCAGCTACTAGCAAGTCTCTACCTCCACCTAGTCCACCTGGCCTATCCCCTTGTACTTTAAACCCCGTATTTAGCAGGCCATTCTTTGGTTCAACCACAGTCGCCAACCAGCAACAGGTATCTGGAGACAATACTGTTAACACAAAGAGGACGGAGGTTTTGAACAATGGCTGTCATCAAACAATCAATGGAGACTTGCAGGGTAATAAAAGGAATATCGAAAGTGAGATTTGTGGCAGGACTAATTTCTGCGAAGAGAAGAAACCTAGCTTGCAGTCTATACGCGCTTATAGATCTATGACTGAGAGTGTGGAGATTGAGGAACCGAAAACTGACAAGGACACTGCTCCACTTTTACCTACTGTAGATGATAGTCCTGACGTGTCGTTGCACGAGAAAAGTACCTTTGAAGTCAATAAGGAGGAAGAGAATCGTAAGGCCAGACTAAATCAGATCAAGGAATTGCTGAAACAGAAGCCTGGTTTTGCAACTCGAACCAAACCGTCGTTTCCTCTGGTTAGAAGAGCTTCGACGACAGCTAGTGGTCGTTTGGAGGCTGTTACCAAAGTTCTACCACGGTTGCTTTCGTTGGAATTATTCAATCCTGAGACTGATGATCTGGATAGCGATTCCAGTGGAGTGTCGTCGCCGGATTCGGTAGGTTCTGTGATTAGCGTAATCTCTGATGAGAAATACATGGCTAAGAAGGATAATACTAAGTCAGAGTGTACCGAATCCGAAGTGCTAGATAGCTCGGCTGAAAACGTGTCTGATCCCAGTGATGCGACAGCTGACGAATCATCAGGGTACGTGGCTGATTCCAAGGAGGATGAAACGAAGACAACAGGAGACAGTAGTTCGTCTCAGTCTTCTAGACTTCTAGAAGCTGCAGCTAACGTCGCCAATTCTCTGGAGGATACTGTGGAGACGGTCATCACAAAAACGCACACTAAATCGTACTCGACGCAAATAGCACAACAGGAAAGCGTTGAAAGTTCAGCTAGTAGCGAAACAAGAGTCAGAACGAAGTCGGATATTCAATTGCCAAAAGTGGAGGATACGTGGAACGAAGAATGTCGCAAGCATCTGATAGACTTTACCGAAAAGCTTAGTGAAAACTTGATGCATGAGTTGGACGAAAACGATCAGAAGATTTTAGATAAACCATTCCTATCGAGGAAAGACTTGGACAAACGCAACTTTGAACACCTACCTCCTTACGACATTCCATCGTCGATATCTACCAAGTCGAAATACAACGATTTATCCAACACGATCGCATGGCTGAGTAACACCAATAATGGTTTCCATGAAGAAATGCATAGGAGCACTTCAGACGACATAATGGATTTCGTGATGGTCTCCAATACCGGGGAATTCATGAACGAGAAAGACACATCCTCTTTGGACAAACAGTCTTCGGAGAAACCTTATCTAAGAAGCGCAAACTCCATAGAGTCTAGCGATATTGGCGAGTCCATCGATAATACGATCAGTTTCAGCGACGGAAGCCACGCGGAGTCCACTGGACGATTGTGCAGCAGCATGATGTCGCTATTATCAAACACCAACGAATACCCTAAATCATACGCTGAGAAACGAAGACTCCAATTACAAAGGAGGTCCGCCTCCGAGGAGACGCCACCTAGGTATCCAGACAATAGCAAACGCAGCACCGATTGTCTGGTAACCACGACAGGAAGTAACGATTCCCTGACCGGATCATCGTCCCAGGAATCTTTACCGTCCGATCGCGGAGGTGGCGCCATTACTTATCATCAGTACTATCACGTGTTCAGGGAGGGCGAGCTGGACCAACTGATCAACAAATACGTGGAGAACTTGCATATTATATCGTCTTACTATGATCACGCTAGCTGGTGCATCGTCGCGGAAAAGGTGCAGGTCTGGACTATATGA
- the fid gene encoding class I SAM-dependent methyltransferase fire dancer isoform X1, with protein MSESDGEQVARSVALEQAYVHEVYEQCAEKTVQSRHWPRIYQFLEELEPGALVCDIGCGNGKYLNVNHSIFKVGVDRCKRFTDIAREKENEVLICDNLALPFRDESFDAVLSIAVVHHFATTERRVHALKELARVLRIGGRLVISVWAMEQKHRRFESQDVLVPWPKAYCMNSVTNRSKRSSAPHATELYYNQNAQKFPSSKRNSQRKCKSKSYWIDPIFSPSPSTSSLSSPNETCYSFFRRALQKLAGSRRGSGNRPWFLDSWQSGSGKNRKDYEQEEPPDVDELPIELRRVEDVNVTLNKQSDSLSIKSKSLGDILEIQRLDLVRSRSSIPGLCSVLTSELNLDGESRTSSSMSGSKPRLVKQKTHLVDDTGLEHPDNTAIQEISKDIPDFQITPGHNSKRGSILKQSSMNEELMSIDRLEEKERVRRNIMKQASLNEDIICKGKTFESLRDSLYSVNATKRFQLLKSGLTNKIKQSTTNIEVSGISIKNGFVKILQGWKSTENETNTTNTSTDEASKMMYNDSKVQSVTVPKRETEVIERRLSREDGSDSSKDSSLQSDTSVDSEDSFASVIYVPKQDAQPTIEAIIPASSGHQLGSISAPPSPRVKHPPDTSNSRLKVITISPLLKQFSATSKSLPPPSPPGLSPCTLNPVFSRPFFGSTTVANQQQVSGDNTVNTKRTEVLNNGCHQTINGDLQGNKRNIESEICGRTNFCEEKKPSLQSIRAYRSMTESVEIEEPKTDKDTAPLLPTVDDSPDVSLHEKSTFEVNKEEENRKARLNQIKELLKQKPGFATRTKPSFPLVRRASTTASGRLEAVTKVLPRLLSLELFNPETDDLDSDSSGVSSPDSVGSVISVISDEKYMAKKDNTKSECTESEVLDSSAENVSDPSDATADESSGYVADSKEDETKTTGDSSSSQSSRLLEAAANVANSLEDTVETVITKTHTKSYSTQIAQQESVESSASSETRVRTKSDIQLPKVEDTWNEECRKHLIDFTEKLSENLMHELDENDQKILDKPFLSRKDLDKRNFEHLPPYDIPSSISTKSKYNDLSNTIAWLSNTNNGFHEEMHRSTSDDIMDFVMVSNTGEFMNEKDTSSLDKQSSEKPYLRSANSIESSDIGESIDNTISFSDGSHAESTGRLCSSMMSLLSNTNEYPKSYAEKRRLQLQRRSASEETPPRYPDNSKRSTDCLVTTTGSNDSLTGSSSQESLPSDRGGGAITYHQYYHVFREGELDQLINKYVENLHIISSYYDHASWCIVAEKVQVWTI; from the exons AAACGGTCCAGAGTCGACACTGGCCACGAATCTATCAATTTCTCGAAGAATTGGAGCCGGGAGCCCTTGTTTGCGATATTG GTTGTGGCAACGGGAAGTACCTGAACGTTAATCACAGCATCTTTAAGGTAGGAGTGGACCGGTGCAAGCGTTTCACGGATATCGCGCGTGAGAAGGAAAATGAG GTATTGATCTGCGATAATCTAGCTTTGCCGTTTCGAGATGAGAGTTTCGACGCGGTCCTCTCGATCGCCGTGGTGCATCACTTTGCCACAACAGAGAGGCGGGTTCACGCGTTGAAAGAACTCGCAAGAGTATTGCGGATCGGCGGTCGACTGGTTATATCGGTATGGGCTATGGAACAAAAACACAGGAGG TTCGAGTCTCAAGACGTGTTGGTACCATGGCCGAAAGCTTACTGCATGAACTCGGTGACAAATAGGTCGAAACGTTCGAGCGCGCCACACGCCACTGAATTATATTACAATCAGAACGCTCAAAAATTCCCATCTTCCAAAAG GAACAGCCAACGAAAATGCAAAAGCAAGAGCTATTGGATCGACCCGATATTCAGCCCATCACCGTCAACCAGCAGCCTATCCAGCCCGAACGAGACGTGCTACAGTTTTTTCCGTCGCGCTTTGCAG aaattagcAGGAAGTAGACGTGGATCTGGCAATCGACCTTGGTTTCTTGACAGTTGGCAGAGTGGCAGTGGGAAGAATCGCAAAGACTACGAGCAAGAAGAACCACCGGACGTGGACGAACTGCCCATCGAGTTACGCCGCGTAGAGGATGTTAACGTGACATTGAACAAACAGTCAGACTCTCTGAGTATTAAATCTAAGAGTCTGGGTGATATTTTGGAGATTCAGCGACTGGACCTTGTACGATCTAGATCCAGTATTCCTGGTTTGTGCTCCGTGTTGACGTCCGAATTGAATTTGGACGGGGAATCGAGGACGTCATCGTCGATGAGTGGCTCGAAGCCACGGCTAGTCAAGCAGAAGACTCACCTCGTGGACGACACCGGTTTGGAACATCCTGATAACACTGCCATTCAAGAAATATCTAAGGACATTCCAGACTTTCAG ATAACACCTGGTCATAATTCGAAGCGGGGAAGCATCCTGAAACAGAGCTCGATGAACGAGGAACTAATGTCTATCGATAGgctagaagagaaagaaagggtaCGAAGGAACATAATGAAACAGGCGTCCCTGAACGAGGACATTATCTGCAAAGGGAAAACCTTCGAATCCCTTAGAGACTCTCTCTATTCCGTAAACGCGACAAAGAGATTTCAACTATTGAAAAGTGGCCTTACGAACAAGATTAAACAATCCACGACTAACATCGAGGTATCCGGTATATCGATCAAGAACGGATTCGTGAAGATCTTACAAGGATGGAAATCCACGGAAAATGAAACGAATACAACTAATACGTCGACCGACGAAGCGTCTAAGATGATGTACAATGACTCGAAGGTTCAGTCTGTAACTGTGCCGAAAAGAGAGACAGAAGTGATCGAAAGGCGTTTGTCTCGCGAGGACGGTTCAGATTCGTCGAAAGACAGTAGTTTGCAAAGCGACACAAGCGTTGATTCCGAGGACAGTTTCGCATCCGTGATTTACGTGCCAAAGCAGGACGCACAGCCAACGATAGAGGCTATTATTCCAGCCTCCAGTGGTCATCAGCTGGGAAGCATCTCAGCGCCCCCTTCACCACGCGTCAAACATCCTCCTGATACATCTAACTCAAGATTGAAGGTCATTACCATATCCCCATTGCTCAAACAGTTCTCAGCTACTAGCAAGTCTCTACCTCCACCTAGTCCACCTGGCCTATCCCCTTGTACTTTAAACCCCGTATTTAGCAGGCCATTCTTTGGTTCAACCACAGTCGCCAACCAGCAACAGGTATCTGGAGACAATACTGTTAACACAAAGAGGACGGAGGTTTTGAACAATGGCTGTCATCAAACAATCAATGGAGACTTGCAGGGTAATAAAAGGAATATCGAAAGTGAGATTTGTGGCAGGACTAATTTCTGCGAAGAGAAGAAACCTAGCTTGCAGTCTATACGCGCTTATAGATCTATGACTGAGAGTGTGGAGATTGAGGAACCGAAAACTGACAAGGACACTGCTCCACTTTTACCTACTGTAGATGATAGTCCTGACGTGTCGTTGCACGAGAAAAGTACCTTTGAAGTCAATAAGGAGGAAGAGAATCGTAAGGCCAGACTAAATCAGATCAAGGAATTGCTGAAACAGAAGCCTGGTTTTGCAACTCGAACCAAACCGTCGTTTCCTCTGGTTAGAAGAGCTTCGACGACAGCTAGTGGTCGTTTGGAGGCTGTTACCAAAGTTCTACCACGGTTGCTTTCGTTGGAATTATTCAATCCTGAGACTGATGATCTGGATAGCGATTCCAGTGGAGTGTCGTCGCCGGATTCGGTAGGTTCTGTGATTAGCGTAATCTCTGATGAGAAATACATGGCTAAGAAGGATAATACTAAGTCAGAGTGTACCGAATCCGAAGTGCTAGATAGCTCGGCTGAAAACGTGTCTGATCCCAGTGATGCGACAGCTGACGAATCATCAGGGTACGTGGCTGATTCCAAGGAGGATGAAACGAAGACAACAGGAGACAGTAGTTCGTCTCAGTCTTCTAGACTTCTAGAAGCTGCAGCTAACGTCGCCAATTCTCTGGAGGATACTGTGGAGACGGTCATCACAAAAACGCACACTAAATCGTACTCGACGCAAATAGCACAACAGGAAAGCGTTGAAAGTTCAGCTAGTAGCGAAACAAGAGTCAGAACGAAGTCGGATATTCAATTGCCAAAAGTGGAGGATACGTGGAACGAAGAATGTCGCAAGCATCTGATAGACTTTACCGAAAAGCTTAGTGAAAACTTGATGCATGAGTTGGACGAAAACGATCAGAAGATTTTAGATAAACCATTCCTATCGAGGAAAGACTTGGACAAACGCAACTTTGAACACCTACCTCCTTACGACATTCCATCGTCGATATCTACCAAGTCGAAATACAACGATTTATCCAACACGATCGCATGGCTGAGTAACACCAATAATGGTTTCCATGAAGAAATGCATAGGAGCACTTCAGACGACATAATGGATTTCGTGATGGTCTCCAATACCGGGGAATTCATGAACGAGAAAGACACATCCTCTTTGGACAAACAGTCTTCGGAGAAACCTTATCTAAGAAGCGCAAACTCCATAGAGTCTAGCGATATTGGCGAGTCCATCGATAATACGATCAGTTTCAGCGACGGAAGCCACGCGGAGTCCACTGGACGATTGTGCAGCAGCATGATGTCGCTATTATCAAACACCAACGAATACCCTAAATCATACGCTGAGAAACGAAGACTCCAATTACAAAGGAGGTCCGCCTCCGAGGAGACGCCACCTAGGTATCCAGACAATAGCAAACGCAGCACCGATTGTCTGGTAACCACGACAGGAAGTAACGATTCCCTGACCGGATCATCGTCCCAGGAATCTTTACCGTCCGATCGCGGAGGTGGCGCCATTACTTATCATCAGTACTATCACGTGTTCAGGGAGGGCGAGCTGGACCAACTGATCAACAAATACGTGGAGAACTTGCATATTATATCGTCTTACTATGATCACGCTAGCTGGTGCATCGTCGCGGAAAAGGTGCAGGTCTGGACTATATGA
- the fid gene encoding class I SAM-dependent methyltransferase fire dancer isoform X3: protein MHIVKFESQDVLVPWPKAYCMNSVTNRSKRSSAPHATELYYNQNAQKFPSSKRNSQRKCKSKSYWIDPIFSPSPSTSSLSSPNETCYSFFRRALQKLAGSRRGSGNRPWFLDSWQSGSGKNRKDYEQEEPPDVDELPIELRRVEDVNVTLNKQSDSLSIKSKSLGDILEIQRLDLVRSRSSIPGLCSVLTSELNLDGESRTSSSMSGSKPRLVKQKTHLVDDTGLEHPDNTAIQEISKDIPDFQITPGHNSKRGSILKQSSMNEELMSIDRLEEKERVRRNIMKQASLNEDIICKGKTFESLRDSLYSVNATKRFQLLKSGLTNKIKQSTTNIEVSGISIKNGFVKILQGWKSTENETNTTNTSTDEASKMMYNDSKVQSVTVPKRETEVIERRLSREDGSDSSKDSSLQSDTSVDSEDSFASVIYVPKQDAQPTIEAIIPASSGHQLGSISAPPSPRVKHPPDTSNSRLKVITISPLLKQFSATSKSLPPPSPPGLSPCTLNPVFSRPFFGSTTVANQQQVSGDNTVNTKRTEVLNNGCHQTINGDLQGNKRNIESEICGRTNFCEEKKPSLQSIRAYRSMTESVEIEEPKTDKDTAPLLPTVDDSPDVSLHEKSTFEVNKEEENRKARLNQIKELLKQKPGFATRTKPSFPLVRRASTTASGRLEAVTKVLPRLLSLELFNPETDDLDSDSSGVSSPDSVGSVISVISDEKYMAKKDNTKSECTESEVLDSSAENVSDPSDATADESSGYVADSKEDETKTTGDSSSSQSSRLLEAAANVANSLEDTVETVITKTHTKSYSTQIAQQESVESSASSETRVRTKSDIQLPKVEDTWNEECRKHLIDFTEKLSENLMHELDENDQKILDKPFLSRKDLDKRNFEHLPPYDIPSSISTKSKYNDLSNTIAWLSNTNNGFHEEMHRSTSDDIMDFVMVSNTGEFMNEKDTSSLDKQSSEKPYLRSANSIESSDIGESIDNTISFSDGSHAESTGRLCSSMMSLLSNTNEYPKSYAEKRRLQLQRRSASEETPPRYPDNSKRSTDCLVTTTGSNDSLTGSSSQESLPSDRGGGAITYHQYYHVFREGELDQLINKYVENLHIISSYYDHASWCIVAEKVQVWTI, encoded by the exons ATGCACATAGTCAAG TTCGAGTCTCAAGACGTGTTGGTACCATGGCCGAAAGCTTACTGCATGAACTCGGTGACAAATAGGTCGAAACGTTCGAGCGCGCCACACGCCACTGAATTATATTACAATCAGAACGCTCAAAAATTCCCATCTTCCAAAAG GAACAGCCAACGAAAATGCAAAAGCAAGAGCTATTGGATCGACCCGATATTCAGCCCATCACCGTCAACCAGCAGCCTATCCAGCCCGAACGAGACGTGCTACAGTTTTTTCCGTCGCGCTTTGCAG aaattagcAGGAAGTAGACGTGGATCTGGCAATCGACCTTGGTTTCTTGACAGTTGGCAGAGTGGCAGTGGGAAGAATCGCAAAGACTACGAGCAAGAAGAACCACCGGACGTGGACGAACTGCCCATCGAGTTACGCCGCGTAGAGGATGTTAACGTGACATTGAACAAACAGTCAGACTCTCTGAGTATTAAATCTAAGAGTCTGGGTGATATTTTGGAGATTCAGCGACTGGACCTTGTACGATCTAGATCCAGTATTCCTGGTTTGTGCTCCGTGTTGACGTCCGAATTGAATTTGGACGGGGAATCGAGGACGTCATCGTCGATGAGTGGCTCGAAGCCACGGCTAGTCAAGCAGAAGACTCACCTCGTGGACGACACCGGTTTGGAACATCCTGATAACACTGCCATTCAAGAAATATCTAAGGACATTCCAGACTTTCAG ATAACACCTGGTCATAATTCGAAGCGGGGAAGCATCCTGAAACAGAGCTCGATGAACGAGGAACTAATGTCTATCGATAGgctagaagagaaagaaagggtaCGAAGGAACATAATGAAACAGGCGTCCCTGAACGAGGACATTATCTGCAAAGGGAAAACCTTCGAATCCCTTAGAGACTCTCTCTATTCCGTAAACGCGACAAAGAGATTTCAACTATTGAAAAGTGGCCTTACGAACAAGATTAAACAATCCACGACTAACATCGAGGTATCCGGTATATCGATCAAGAACGGATTCGTGAAGATCTTACAAGGATGGAAATCCACGGAAAATGAAACGAATACAACTAATACGTCGACCGACGAAGCGTCTAAGATGATGTACAATGACTCGAAGGTTCAGTCTGTAACTGTGCCGAAAAGAGAGACAGAAGTGATCGAAAGGCGTTTGTCTCGCGAGGACGGTTCAGATTCGTCGAAAGACAGTAGTTTGCAAAGCGACACAAGCGTTGATTCCGAGGACAGTTTCGCATCCGTGATTTACGTGCCAAAGCAGGACGCACAGCCAACGATAGAGGCTATTATTCCAGCCTCCAGTGGTCATCAGCTGGGAAGCATCTCAGCGCCCCCTTCACCACGCGTCAAACATCCTCCTGATACATCTAACTCAAGATTGAAGGTCATTACCATATCCCCATTGCTCAAACAGTTCTCAGCTACTAGCAAGTCTCTACCTCCACCTAGTCCACCTGGCCTATCCCCTTGTACTTTAAACCCCGTATTTAGCAGGCCATTCTTTGGTTCAACCACAGTCGCCAACCAGCAACAGGTATCTGGAGACAATACTGTTAACACAAAGAGGACGGAGGTTTTGAACAATGGCTGTCATCAAACAATCAATGGAGACTTGCAGGGTAATAAAAGGAATATCGAAAGTGAGATTTGTGGCAGGACTAATTTCTGCGAAGAGAAGAAACCTAGCTTGCAGTCTATACGCGCTTATAGATCTATGACTGAGAGTGTGGAGATTGAGGAACCGAAAACTGACAAGGACACTGCTCCACTTTTACCTACTGTAGATGATAGTCCTGACGTGTCGTTGCACGAGAAAAGTACCTTTGAAGTCAATAAGGAGGAAGAGAATCGTAAGGCCAGACTAAATCAGATCAAGGAATTGCTGAAACAGAAGCCTGGTTTTGCAACTCGAACCAAACCGTCGTTTCCTCTGGTTAGAAGAGCTTCGACGACAGCTAGTGGTCGTTTGGAGGCTGTTACCAAAGTTCTACCACGGTTGCTTTCGTTGGAATTATTCAATCCTGAGACTGATGATCTGGATAGCGATTCCAGTGGAGTGTCGTCGCCGGATTCGGTAGGTTCTGTGATTAGCGTAATCTCTGATGAGAAATACATGGCTAAGAAGGATAATACTAAGTCAGAGTGTACCGAATCCGAAGTGCTAGATAGCTCGGCTGAAAACGTGTCTGATCCCAGTGATGCGACAGCTGACGAATCATCAGGGTACGTGGCTGATTCCAAGGAGGATGAAACGAAGACAACAGGAGACAGTAGTTCGTCTCAGTCTTCTAGACTTCTAGAAGCTGCAGCTAACGTCGCCAATTCTCTGGAGGATACTGTGGAGACGGTCATCACAAAAACGCACACTAAATCGTACTCGACGCAAATAGCACAACAGGAAAGCGTTGAAAGTTCAGCTAGTAGCGAAACAAGAGTCAGAACGAAGTCGGATATTCAATTGCCAAAAGTGGAGGATACGTGGAACGAAGAATGTCGCAAGCATCTGATAGACTTTACCGAAAAGCTTAGTGAAAACTTGATGCATGAGTTGGACGAAAACGATCAGAAGATTTTAGATAAACCATTCCTATCGAGGAAAGACTTGGACAAACGCAACTTTGAACACCTACCTCCTTACGACATTCCATCGTCGATATCTACCAAGTCGAAATACAACGATTTATCCAACACGATCGCATGGCTGAGTAACACCAATAATGGTTTCCATGAAGAAATGCATAGGAGCACTTCAGACGACATAATGGATTTCGTGATGGTCTCCAATACCGGGGAATTCATGAACGAGAAAGACACATCCTCTTTGGACAAACAGTCTTCGGAGAAACCTTATCTAAGAAGCGCAAACTCCATAGAGTCTAGCGATATTGGCGAGTCCATCGATAATACGATCAGTTTCAGCGACGGAAGCCACGCGGAGTCCACTGGACGATTGTGCAGCAGCATGATGTCGCTATTATCAAACACCAACGAATACCCTAAATCATACGCTGAGAAACGAAGACTCCAATTACAAAGGAGGTCCGCCTCCGAGGAGACGCCACCTAGGTATCCAGACAATAGCAAACGCAGCACCGATTGTCTGGTAACCACGACAGGAAGTAACGATTCCCTGACCGGATCATCGTCCCAGGAATCTTTACCGTCCGATCGCGGAGGTGGCGCCATTACTTATCATCAGTACTATCACGTGTTCAGGGAGGGCGAGCTGGACCAACTGATCAACAAATACGTGGAGAACTTGCATATTATATCGTCTTACTATGATCACGCTAGCTGGTGCATCGTCGCGGAAAAGGTGCAGGTCTGGACTATATGA